The nucleotide window CGCGTGTCTTACGCGAAGACCCGGCGGCAGCGGCTTGCCATCCACGTCCCGCAGCAGGAGATATGCTCCGGGGCGATGCGTAATGCCAAAGCGAGCAAGCACGCCCGACTGCGCCTGCGGCACCACCGCCATGCGCGTCTGTTCGATCTGCGCCCCAAGGGGAATGTTCATCGCATCGATGGAGACACGGTTGATCTGGTACGCATTCAAATCGGGAACAAGGAAATGCCCTCCCCCATCCGTCGTACCGATGACCCGATTGTCATGCAGCACCGGAACGCCGGCCTGGCCACTGGTCGAGACCAGCGCAAATGCGTCCTGCACGGTGCGCGCGGGCTTCATGCGGCCATCCATGAAAACCACGGCACCAAGCCATTCCATCGACGCCGTGCGCCGCCCTGCCATGGCATCCACCGTGGTGTTCCATTGCCCAACGCTGCCAAGGCGCTGCAGCTGCGCCTGTCGATACGTCGACCCACTGCTGCCACCGGACTGCAACGACCAACCCCACCCACCGTCATAGTCCGGCGAGCGCAAGGCACTTGCATGGGTATAGGGACGCCCGTCCTGGCGCCCCGCCGCCAGGTTCACGGAGATGCGATCGTCCAGCGCGATGTTGAAGCCTGCGAAGAAGCCCTGATCCCGCGAACGCGCGAAGTCCCGGTAGCCACTGACAAACATCGACATGCGCCGAGACAGGGTCACGTTGTACGACATGGAACCCACGCGCGACTTCGCCCGGCCCGGCAACTTGTAACCGATATAGCTCACCGCCCAGGTCTGCTGGCCGCCAAATGGCAAGGCGAAACTCACTTGCTCGGTGGAGGCCAGCACAGGCGCACCTTCACGAACGGCCAGATCGCCATAACGTCCGAAGCTGCGCGTCGCTTCGACGCTGATCGAAAGCCTTGGCGAAATCCACTGGTAGCCCAGGTTGAGCTGGCTGCCCCGCCAGCGACCGCGACTGACAGCCAGCGCGCCATTGACCACGCCAACCGACCCCAGGCCAAGCAGTGCGCCTGCGCCGCCGTTGAACAGGCCAGACGCTCCTTCCGCGTGGCCTTCGAGCGTCAGGCGATTACTCACGCCGTAACGCACGGAACCGCTACCCGACGGACTCGACGCGTAGTCGTTGGAAACCCAGCCATAACGCCGACGCACCAAACCCACCTCCATCGAATGGCTGGACAGTCCCTTGGTCAGCAAACGCGAATCCACATACAGCGGCAATACCGTGGTCGACAATCGACCCAGCGCATCGCGAGTGACCAGCGTCGCCTGCCCCGCGCCCGTGATACCGGGCACCTGGATGACATCGAACGGGCCCGAGGGCACTTCGGTCTGCATCTGGCGCACGTTGTTGATATAGACATCCACCGATGACGGCACCGCCGCCGAACCTGACAACGTCGGCAGGGGAAAGGTGACCAGATCCGGCCGCAACGCGAAATTGCTGCGCCACTGCCAGCCCGCCATGCGAACCGATCGCGACCATGTCAGCGACGTCGAAATGAAATCGCCTAGCTGGATGGTCGTTAGCGACGCGGGATCGGAGTGACTCCACGACGTGTCGAAGCGGATATATCGGCGACGCGTCGTGTTGACATACGCCACGCCAATGTTGCTGAACACGCCACGCTGATCAAAGTAGCGTTGTTCGGACCACAAGGCTGCGCGCGAATGGGCATCCGATTGGACAAGCGCGTCGTAGTTCACGAGAAATCCGCGACCCGATGTTGCCGACGGCGCCTCCTGAACCTGTCTCGCGTTGACCGTATGCGTGCCACGCAGGCGCCAATCTGCATCGATATCCACGCGCTGGCTGGCGGCGTCGTAGCGATACGTCAGACCCTGCAGCGCATCGAGGGCCACTTCATCCATGCGGCCCGTATCCACCTTGCTCATGTCCAGTCCCATGGCGTCGAGCGTCGACCGGTCGACAAACAGCCGGCCGCCAAGATCGGAGAACCGGAGCAACGAAGGTAGCGGCTCGCCGTTGAGCATCACCTCGAGATAGACCGACTGCGAATGCACGCTCGCCTGCTCAAATGCCATGGCGTCCACGGCATCGATCGGCTGACTGGGCGTCTCTGCATCCGCAGTGGGTATCGCCAGCATGGCCAGGACCATGCAGCGGATGGCGGCGGGGGTTTCCTGCACTTCGCGATCCATGCTCCAAACGGGCGGCGTGTCGCGCGACCGCCGGAGGCGACCTCACCACGCAACACGCACCCTTCATTCCGACGGCAACACCTGAACCGTTGCCTCTTCCGACTGGCCGTTGATCTTCGCGCGAAGGCGCAATGGCCCCCGGATCGATGCATCCGCCAGCGGTACCTTCCAGTGCCGTTCGTGACCGGGCAGCACGTAACCAAGCAGCCCCTGGTTCAATGCCTGTTCGCCGCGGTCTGTCACCACCGTCACCTCGCCCACCTGGCCGTGGCGCTCGCCCGAGTTCGTCGCGCAGAGCAGCCAGCCTTCGCCAGCACGCTTCAGTTGCCACGACAGCACCGGCGCACCTGCCAATGCCGGCGGTTGGACGAAAACAGGCACGGAGTAGCGCAAACGAATCGTGATGCTGTCGCTGGCGACCGTACCGGGCTGCGGGATCTCATCGATCAAGACGCGAAAGCTGCGCTCGACCGACACCGGCTCCCGCACCGGGCGAATCAACCTGATCAGCTGTTCCCCGTGCGGTGGCACCTTGACCAGCGGCGGGCTGGCGACGATTTCCTGCGTCGGTTCCAATGTGTCGTCCAGGACACTCTGGTCCCAGCGGTACACCCGCACCTGCCCGTAAACCGGCTCATCGCCCGGATTGGTCAAGGTCATGCCCACCGCATTGGCGTGGGCCGGCATCTCGATCAGGACCGGCGATATCTGCAAGGACGTCGCCAGCGCATCGGTAGCCAACACCCCGACGCCCAGGGCGACGATCCCTGCCGCCTTTCGCGCGAATCGCATCGGCTTAGAAATTCACCGTCGCAGTGATACTGGTCAGGTAGTTATCCGGTCGCGGCGTAAACGCCTGCACCGGCACCTGACCGTAGACGGTGAGTGTCTGCGTGACGCCCGTACCCGTACCGGTCACCGTGTCCGTGCCTGGCGTATTGCCCCAGATCGTCGTACGCGCCACATCCGTAAACAACTGGAACTGCACCGTGGAGCCCGTGTTGCCCGCCGCCGTACCTGCCATGAGTCGATTCGCAATCGTCGACGTCGGCACCGAACCCGCATCAAGGCCGACGTTATAGGGCGTTGTATTCGTACAGGTGATCGACAGCGTCGTCTGCTGATTGATTGCCGTGCCCAGTACACCGGCCGAACCGAAATTCAGGGGATTGGCCGCGATCGTGCAGCCGGCCGTCAGGGTGAGAGTGACATTGAAGTTGGCGGTGGCCGTGGCGTTGACACGCATCTCCGCATGGGCCGCAGGTAACGCCAACATGATCAGTGCGACGAGGGATGACGAGGCAAGTTGAAAGCACTTCAAAGCAATTCTCCGGAACGCAGAAGGAGCCGGCACGCCGTTGGATACTTGCTTGATGCGATCATCGTGATCGCTGTAACCATCCATGGAGTGCATGCCGACCAGGACTCAAATGAAACAATGTCTGGTGGTGAAACCGGGGCGACGTTCATCAAACGAACACGCCACGAACAACACCAACACAGCTTGAACGCATTCCCGTCAGGATGGGATCGGACGAGCACCCTGCGGCGTTAGCGATGCTTCACAAAGGGCATCGGAAGAATCCTGCCCGGCTAGCCGGTCGGCGAACGATCGTCACGGATTTTGCGACGCTTCCTAGTGGATCGCCTCAGGCGACAGGGCAGCAACATCAAGCGTCAAGCTCCGAATCACCGAAGACAGAGCTCGCTTCACGCATCGCGGATACCAAAAATTCAGCGCTTTTCAGCGTCGCGCGTGCGACTTCAGAACAACCCCACGACGGTCATGCACCATCCATACGCATTAGAGATGGAGGGCGCAGCGCGACTATTCAGATGCTCAGAGCACGCGATTCACGAAACGCTCAACCCTTACAGACATCGACGAATCGTTTTTGGTAGGGTCGCACCACTGCTTGCTCGTCATTGCAACGGCCACGCAAGCAGTCATCGCCGAAGCGAAGAAGCGCGGGCCAAGGGTGCAGCAACACCACAAGGCCCGCTGACCATCACCAACTGAGAGTAAGTTGAAATGGCTATGACGGATTGTACGTCATCCCCTCCCCGTCGCATCCCCTGCGACAAACCACTCGGAAGTCCCCGGGCCGTCTGCGATACATCCAGGCACGGTTGACGAATAGAGCGCAGCCTTTCGGGCGCTTCCGAAGCGTGTGTCTGGACCACATGCTGGCGTACTAGGAGCGCCAGCGCCCCGTGCTGCCCAACGTTCAAGACCAAACCACCCGGCGCTCGGACACGAGCAGGCCGACGAGACTTCATTGCTCACGCGATGCGTAGTCGCTTCACTCGTGGCACGTCCGTGGACGTACGGCGTGCCACACCTCATCCAACAACAAGGAGCACTTCATGACGGACTCATGCGAACACTGGGCCATCGGCGACGGCAGCCATGTCATCAACAAGGAAGCCACCATCGAAACGCTACTCAATGATTCGATTGAGTGGCTGATGCATGCGTGGATCATCGCGGAAGACGCCCAGCACAACGCCTCGGACAACAGCCTGGAAGAAGCCGCCATGCTGCGGTGTCGGCTGAGCAACTTGTTTATCTTTGTGCGGATGACATTGCAGTGCGTGCGGGAGGCGCGGGGGAAGATGGATGATGAGGAGCTGCAACGGAGGATTTGCTGCCCCTGCGAGGGTTAGGCCACTTCGCCCGAATGGACGAATTACCTGACACCCGAGGCACAGCTGCGCTCGGAACACCCTGGGCTCCACGAAAAAGCCAAAGTGTTCCGAGCCCCCACTGCCAGATGACCGACCTCAATCCGTCCCGCAACCGCACGCAGCGCCACGCTGGCACCCGCACTGACAACCCTGCGGCGGCGCCACCTCAACCCGCTGACATCCGCAGGTGCAATCCGCCCCGCTGCAAGCCACGCAGCCGCAGTTTGTTTCATTCGCTTCGTTCATGGTTTCGCTCCAGTCTGTGGTGAGTAACGGAGCGCATTCTGCTCAGGGCCCTGGGGAAAGGCTTGAACGTAAGGGCTGACTTCGCCCGGGATCGCCCTATTCGGATTTGCCGAGCATGGTCGGGGCGAAACCGAACATCCGGCGGAACGTGCGGCTCAAGTGCGCCGCATCGGCAAACCCGACCTCTTGTGCTGCGTTGGTCCAGGAGGTGCCGGAAAGGCCCAGGACGACAGCTTGATTTACGCGTGCCCAAAGAACGTAGGCGCGGAATGAAATGCCGGTTTGGGCGACGAAGAGGTGGCGGAAGCGGCCTGGGGAGAGGTGGGTCGTTGCGGCGACGTCTGAAAGCGACAGCTCGTCACCAAGGTGGTCTTGAATCCACTCGAGGGCGCGGGTGATGCGTGGATCGACGATGGCCACGTGTTCTGGTTGGCCGGCAAAGAGCTGTGCCAGGGCTTGCGCTTGCGTCACAAGCACGTCGTCTGCCGCGTCGGCTTCGAATTGATCGAGAAGCTCGCGCGCCCCTTCTTGAATGGCGGGCGCCGCCGTAACGGTAATGTCCCGCTCCCCACACCTTCCTGCGATGGCGCGCCCTACCCTTGTTTCGGGCTCAATAAAGATGATCAAAGCATCGTGCCCACCACCATCGATCTGATGCGTTCGATCGTGGCGAATTATGGCGGCGCGCGTCTCAAGCCACTCGCCTGAGTTACCAGAGCGAATCCGGATGGGATGCCCAGGTGCCAAAGTCAGCTGGATCGCGTGATGCGCGTGTGGGGCGACCTGCCCGGTACCGCGGCTGATCCAGACGCTGCCGCCACGCCACATGAGGACGCGGCCCGTGCTGGCGGCAGCATGGGGTGCAGGCGTGTGATTGAGGCTCCCCAGCACTTGGGTCATGCGCCAGCGCTCCAAGCACCAATAGTGATGCGTTGGCACTATCTCAGATATGGACGATGGATGCTGAGTCGGCCGCAGAGGCTGGGTGACAAGAGTAATCACCGCGAGTACTGCGAGACTCCGCGCTGGGCGCCCCCGCCGAAGAAAGCTCTACCTGCTCACCCCAAGCGTTCTAAGAATCGAAATTTCGGAATCAAGCCAGGCCTCATGCTCTTTAAGCACGCGAGCAAAATTTGAATCCGAGTAGTACTCGTTCACGCTTAGCCCCGAACCTTCGAAGCTCATGCAATCTGGCGAGTCATATGGCCACCCCCAATTGCTCCAGAAGCCTGACAATTCACTTAGCCCATAGATCGGATCGCTTTCAAGGGTTGAAATAACCGCCTCCAACGATCCCGCGCGCCAGACACGCATTGAATGAATCAAATCAGTGGAAAGCGACTGACAAATCTTCCACAAGATTGGCTCAATCTCTCGCGTATCCATGTTCGCCCCAGTCGCAATCTCGACAATGGGAACCAACAACGGATCGTCAATATCGAGGTCCGTCAATGTTTCCGAGGCAAAGCGGTTCAGCGCTTGGTCGCTGAGGCGACAGGAAAAACCAGGTACGCCGGCTACTCCATGGTAGGCGACGCCCCAGTCAGCCAGACCATGACCGACTATTATTTTGAAGACTTCGTCACGCATAACTGACCAAGATTCCTCTTCAGCGGCTCCATTAGGCAAAGACAATTCTTGGATTGCAATGGGTTCGCGACACTCTCGCAGCAAACTTTTGGGCCAATCTTTTGGGGTCAGAACACTCTTCTGCCGCTAATTGTAGGCCAAGCAATCAGAGCCGCCCCAGGTCTACTCACTACCGAGTTAGGGGTCTTTTGAGGTCAGAACACTTTTCTAGTTCCCACGCCACTAAGTGACGGAGAAGGCTCGCAGCTCCAGAATTAGTCCCCACGCACGCGTACAGCATCTTTTACCGGAGGCAGCCTTGCCTTACTTTGATGGGGGGGGCCGAACTCACAGTCTGAGAGGGTGGCCGCAAGGGAGCGCACGGCTTGTCGTTATCAACCCAAATACTCATCTAAGCGTATACATCTGCGTCGCTCAACTTGGGCATTTGAACTCATGAAGGCATTGCT belongs to Dyella terrae and includes:
- a CDS encoding fimbria/pilus outer membrane usher protein yields the protein MDREVQETPAAIRCMVLAMLAIPTADAETPSQPIDAVDAMAFEQASVHSQSVYLEVMLNGEPLPSLLRFSDLGGRLFVDRSTLDAMGLDMSKVDTGRMDEVALDALQGLTYRYDAASQRVDIDADWRLRGTHTVNARQVQEAPSATSGRGFLVNYDALVQSDAHSRAALWSEQRYFDQRGVFSNIGVAYVNTTRRRYIRFDTSWSHSDPASLTTIQLGDFISTSLTWSRSVRMAGWQWRSNFALRPDLVTFPLPTLSGSAAVPSSVDVYINNVRQMQTEVPSGPFDVIQVPGITGAGQATLVTRDALGRLSTTVLPLYVDSRLLTKGLSSHSMEVGLVRRRYGWVSNDYASSPSGSGSVRYGVSNRLTLEGHAEGASGLFNGGAGALLGLGSVGVVNGALAVSRGRWRGSQLNLGYQWISPRLSISVEATRSFGRYGDLAVREGAPVLASTEQVSFALPFGGQQTWAVSYIGYKLPGRAKSRVGSMSYNVTLSRRMSMFVSGYRDFARSRDQGFFAGFNIALDDRISVNLAAGRQDGRPYTHASALRSPDYDGGWGWSLQSGGSSGSTYRQAQLQRLGSVGQWNTTVDAMAGRRTASMEWLGAVVFMDGRMKPARTVQDAFALVSTSGQAGVPVLHDNRVIGTTDGGGHFLVPDLNAYQINRVSIDAMNIPLGAQIEQTRMAVVPQAQSGVLARFGITHRPGAYLLLRDVDGKPLPPGLRVRHAESGAETVTGYDGATYVEDVHASNRLIVEGPGRHCIVRFDASPLNGPGTQSAEHLTCHSP
- a CDS encoding fimbrial biogenesis chaperone, whose product is MRFARKAAGIVALGVGVLATDALATSLQISPVLIEMPAHANAVGMTLTNPGDEPVYGQVRVYRWDQSVLDDTLEPTQEIVASPPLVKVPPHGEQLIRLIRPVREPVSVERSFRVLIDEIPQPGTVASDSITIRLRYSVPVFVQPPALAGAPVLSWQLKRAGEGWLLCATNSGERHGQVGEVTVVTDRGEQALNQGLLGYVLPGHERHWKVPLADASIRGPLRLRAKINGQSEEATVQVLPSE
- a CDS encoding Csu type fimbrial protein, which translates into the protein MDGYSDHDDRIKQVSNGVPAPSAFRRIALKCFQLASSSLVALIMLALPAAHAEMRVNATATANFNVTLTLTAGCTIAANPLNFGSAGVLGTAINQQTTLSITCTNTTPYNVGLDAGSVPTSTIANRLMAGTAAGNTGSTVQFQLFTDVARTTIWGNTPGTDTVTGTGTGVTQTLTVYGQVPVQAFTPRPDNYLTSITATVNF
- a CDS encoding helix-turn-helix domain-containing protein, whose protein sequence is MTQVLGSLNHTPAPHAAASTGRVLMWRGGSVWISRGTGQVAPHAHHAIQLTLAPGHPIRIRSGNSGEWLETRAAIIRHDRTHQIDGGGHDALIIFIEPETRVGRAIAGRCGERDITVTAAPAIQEGARELLDQFEADAADDVLVTQAQALAQLFAGQPEHVAIVDPRITRALEWIQDHLGDELSLSDVAATTHLSPGRFRHLFVAQTGISFRAYVLWARVNQAVVLGLSGTSWTNAAQEVGFADAAHLSRTFRRMFGFAPTMLGKSE
- a CDS encoding DUF2247 family protein, whose translation is MRDEVFKIIVGHGLADWGVAYHGVAGVPGFSCRLSDQALNRFASETLTDLDIDDPLLVPIVEIATGANMDTREIEPILWKICQSLSTDLIHSMRVWRAGSLEAVISTLESDPIYGLSELSGFWSNWGWPYDSPDCMSFEGSGLSVNEYYSDSNFARVLKEHEAWLDSEISILRTLGVSR